The Medicago truncatula cultivar Jemalong A17 chromosome 4, MtrunA17r5.0-ANR, whole genome shotgun sequence genome includes a region encoding these proteins:
- the LOC25492355 gene encoding vacuolar protein sorting-associated protein 41 homolog, translating into MAPIPPENGVDGDDEREEDEEDEEEEDEDEEVEEDDDEEEPRLKYQRMGGSVPSLLATDAASCVSVAERMIALGTQAGTIHILDFLGNQVKEFSAHASVVNDLSFDLEGEYIGSCSDDGTVVINSLFTDEVMKFEYHRPMKAIALDPDYARKTSRSFIAGGLAGNLYLNSKKWLGYRDQVLHSGEGSIHAVKWRASLVAWANDVGVKVYDTANDRRITFIERPRGCPHPELLIPHLVWQDDTVLVIGWGTSVKIASIKTNHHKSTNGAYLQVPVLGMTQVDIVASFQTSYFISGLAPFGDSLVVLAYIPGEEDGEKDFSSTAPSRQGNAQRPEVRVVSWNNDELSTDALPVHGFEHYKAKDYSLAHAPFSGSSYAGGQWAAGDEPLYYIVSPKDVVIAKPRDTEDHIAWLLQHGWHEKALAVVESSHGRSELLDEVGSRYLDHLIVERKYGEAASLCPKLLRGSGSAWERWVFHFAHLRQLPVLVPYMPTENPRLSDTAYEVALVALATNQSFHNDLLSTVKSWPSVIYSALPVISAIEPQLNTSSMTDSLKEALAELYVIDGQYEKAYSLYADLLKPEVFDFIDKHNLHDVIQEKVVQLMMLDCKRAVPLYIQNRELISPPEVVKQLLNADNKSDSRHFLHLYLHSLFEVNPHAGKDFHDMQVELYADYDPKMLLPFLRSSQHYTLEKAYEICIKRDLMKEQVFILGRMGNAKKALAVIINKLGDIEEAVEFVTMQHDDELWEELIKQCIHKPEMVGILLEHTVGNLDPLYIVNKVPNGLEIPRLRDRLVKIITDYRTETSLRHGCNDILKADCVNLLIKYYNEARHGISLGNEGDEPRVNMSDHRASQAFEKSLSLKTMEMKSKTGGGGRCCICFDPFSIQNVSVIVFFCCHGYHTTCLTDSYYTSSTKESEATPKEAEAYDDYNGYADDASDENEEETKSDGPRMRCILCTTAAG; encoded by the exons ATGGCACCGATTCCACCGGAGAACGGCGTCGACGGCGACGATGAACGCGAAGAAGACgaggaagatgaagaggaagaagacgaagatgaagaagttgaagaggatgatgatgaagaagagccGAGGCTGAAGTATCAGAGAATGGGAGGTAGCGTTCCTTCGTTGTTAGCTACTGATGCCGCGTCTTGTGTTTCGGTTGCTGAAAGGATGATCGCGCTTGGTACTCAGGCTGGGACTATTCATATTCTTGATTTTCTCGGGAATCAG GTGAAAGAATTCTCTGCACATGCATCTGTTGTGAATGACCTTAGTTTTGACTTGGAAGGGGAATATATTGGAAGCTGTTCTGATGACGGAACGGTCGTTATAAACAGTCTTTTTACTGATGAGGTAATGAAATTTGAGTACCATCGACCCATGAAGGCGATTGCTTTGGACCCTGATTATGCAAGGAAAACGTCTAGGAGCTTTATTGCTGGTGGTTTAGCtggtaatttatatttaaattcgAAGAAATGGTTGGGCTATCGGGACCAG GTTTTGCACTCTGGTGAAGGTTCAATACATGCTGTGAAGTGGAGAGCAAGTCTTGTTGCTTGGGCCAATGATGTCGGAGTGAAGGTTTATGACACTGCCAATGACCGGCGAATAACATTTATTGAAAGACCACGGGGATGTCCACACCCTGAGCTTTTGATTCCTCACTTGGTTTGGCAG GATGACACGGTCTTAGTTATTGGCTGGGGAACATCGGTCAAAATTGCCTCAATAAAGACAAATCACCATAAATCCACCAATGGGGCATACTTGCAAGTTCCTGTGCTTGGTATGACCCAGGTGGATATTGTGGCATCTTTTCAAACCAGCTATTTCATCTCAGGACTTGCCCCTTTTGGTGATTCTTTGGTTGTTCTTGCTTATATTCCTGGAGAAGAAGATGGAGAAAAGGATTTTAGTAGCACAGCTCCTTCACGGCAG GGCAATGCACAAAGACCTGAAGTAAGAGTAGTATCATGGAATAATGATGAACTTTCAACAGATGCTCTACCAGTACACGGGTTTGAGCATTACAAGGCAAAAGACTATTCTCTTGCTCACGCTCCCTTCTCAG GTAGCAGTTATGCCGGTGGTCAGTGGGCTGCAGGCGATGAACCACTGTACTATATTGTATCCCCAAAGGATGTAGTTATTGCAAAGCCAAG GGATACCGAAGATCATATTGCTTGGCTTCTTCAACATGGATGGCATGAAAAAGCTTTAGCTGTGGTTGAATCTAGTCATGGACGCAGTGAACTACTTGATGAG GTGGGATCTCGGTACCTTGATCATTTGATTGTGGAAAGAAAATACGGCGAGGCAGCTTCTTTGTGTCCCAAGTTACTACGAGGATCAGGTTCGGCATGGGAGAG ATGGGTCTTTCACTTTGCACATCTGCGTCAACTTCCTGTTTTGGTTCCTTACATGCCTACTGAAAACCCCAGACTAAGTGATACTGCTTACGAG GTTGCTCTTGTTGCATTGGCTACAAATCAATCTTTCCATAATGATCTCTTATCCACTGTGAAATCCTGGCCATCTGTAATTTATTCTGCGCTACCGGTTATTTCAGCCATTGAACCACAGCTAAATACTTCGTCCATGACTGATTCACTCAAGGAG GCATTAGCGGAGTTGTATGTAATTGATGGGCAATATGAGAAAGCCTACTCATTGTATGCAGAT CTTTTGAAGCCAGAAgtatttgattttattgatAAACACAACCTACATGATGTAATTCAAGAAAAG GTTGTCCAATTGATGATGCTAGATTGCAAGCGTGCAGTTCCTCTGTATATCCAGAATAGGGAATTAATAAGTCCACCTGAGGTTGTGAAGCAACTTCTAAATGCCGATAACAAGTCTGACAGCAGACATTTTTTACATTTGTATCTCCATTCACTATTTGAAGTAAATCCACATGCTGGGAAAGATTTCCATGATATGCAG GTAGAACTCTATGCGGACTATGATCCAAAGATGCTGCTACCTTTTCTTCGTAGCAGTCAACATTATACCCTTGAGAAG GCTTACGAAATTTGCATCAAAAGAGACTTGATGAAGGAGCAAGTTTTCATCTTAGGAAGGATGGGAAATGCAAAGAAAGCCCTAGCtgttattataaacaaattggGGGATATAGAGGAG GCTGTAGAGTTTGTTACCATGCAGCATGACGATGAACTCTGGGAAGAATTAATCAAGCAATGTATTCACAAACCTGAGATG GTGGGCATCCTATTGGAGCACACAGTTGGAAATCTTGACCCCCTTTACATTGTAAATAAGGTTCCCAATGGGTTGGAAATACCTCG GCTCAGGGATCGGCTAGTTAAAATTATCACTGATTACAGGACGGAAACATCACTCAGACATGGGTGCAATGATATCCTTAAG GCGGACTGTGTCAATCTTTTAATTAAGTATTACAATGAGGCAAGGCATGGAATTTCTTTAGGCAATGAAGGAGATGAGCCACGAGTTAATATGAGTGACCACCGTGCCTCTCAGGCATTTGAGAAATCCCTAAGTCTGAAAACCATGGAGATGAAGTCAAAGACT